A single bacterium DNA region contains:
- the folD gene encoding bifunctional methylenetetrahydrofolate dehydrogenase/methenyltetrahydrofolate cyclohydrolase FolD — translation MAEIIDGKKIGEEIRAELRGRIDELKKRGITPGLATILVGSNPASIVYVRNKTSACEKLGIYSRQYNLEENITSDQLISLIEGINSDKSIHGILVQLPLPSHIDENLVLSSISPNKDVDGFHYYNVGKFFLEKDFYKMKENKLFLPCTPYGIMEMLIRSSVKIEGSNAVVLGRSNIVGKPIALLLLSANATVTICHSKTKNLSDICKGADILVAAIGKAKFVKEDMVKEGSCVIDVGINRMGEKIVGDCDFENVSKKAGFITPVPGGVGPMTITMLLVNTVTSAEKQNGE, via the coding sequence ATGGCTGAAATAATAGATGGAAAGAAAATAGGAGAAGAAATAAGGGCTGAATTAAGGGGACGGATTGATGAGCTAAAGAAAAGGGGGATAACCCCTGGCCTTGCTACAATCCTTGTAGGAAGCAATCCCGCATCCATTGTTTATGTCCGAAACAAAACATCTGCCTGCGAAAAGCTTGGAATATACTCAAGGCAATACAATTTAGAAGAAAATATAACCTCTGATCAACTTATCTCCCTCATTGAAGGGATAAATTCTGATAAAAGCATACATGGAATCCTTGTTCAGCTTCCCCTTCCTTCACATATAGATGAAAATTTGGTTTTGTCTTCTATATCGCCCAATAAGGATGTTGATGGCTTTCATTATTATAATGTGGGGAAATTCTTTTTAGAAAAGGATTTTTATAAGATGAAAGAAAATAAACTTTTTCTTCCTTGCACACCCTATGGGATTATGGAAATGCTTATAAGATCTTCTGTTAAAATAGAAGGGTCTAATGCTGTTGTCTTGGGAAGGTCAAATATTGTTGGAAAACCCATAGCCCTCCTTCTCCTTTCTGCTAATGCTACAGTTACAATATGCCATTCAAAGACAAAGAACCTTTCTGATATTTGTAAAGGAGCTGATATATTAGTCGCTGCCATAGGAAAGGCAAAATTTGTAAAAGAAGATATGGTAAAAGAGGGTTCTTGTGTTATCGATGTGGGAATAAACAGAATGGGTGAAAAGATTGTTGGCGATTGCGATTTTGAAAATGTATCTAAAAAGGCAGGGTTTATAACCCCTGTCCCCGGTGGCGTAGGTCCTATGACCATAACAATGCTTCTTGTTAATACAGTAACCTCTGCAGAAAAACAAAATGGAGAATGA
- the argS gene encoding arginine--tRNA ligase yields MTIKEEIESDIKKAVSSFNIKEGLPELQLTSTTKEEYGDLTTNFSFILAGSLKIKPEKAAELLKSKIEGKYIEKMEVIGGFLNIWIKDERLYQEMEKLNKNEDFGRLLIGKGKKVLIEFVSANPTGPLHIGHGRGAAYGSSIAKILEFSSFSVEREYYVNNVGTQIDLLGESLRARYLNLPIPENGYKGDYLIEIAKQIKEDARNKPLKYFKEFAYSNILSGIKDELLNFGVEFNRFEYESNLYDNRKINNLISSLKEHSYVKDDALWLKTSSVSDCKDRVLVRRNERPTYYAGDLAYHKEKFERGYDLLINLWGTDHHGYIERIKSGLSLMGYNPNMLKIILYQLVTLKRKDKLVSMSTRAGEFITLKEVIDEVGRDATRFFLLTKKSDTHLEFDLELAKKESAENPVYYIQYLHARACSILREAEKKNIRRENPDYRLLTLKEEHRLMTHLCLFPDEVKASAIFLEPHRIANYLITLASIFHNYYHHHRVISDDLALTKARLCLINGSRIVAKNGLSLLGISAPCVM; encoded by the coding sequence ATGACCATAAAAGAGGAGATAGAGAGTGATATAAAAAAGGCGGTAAGCTCATTTAACATAAAAGAAGGGCTTCCAGAGCTACAGCTTACCTCAACCACAAAGGAGGAATATGGAGATCTTACCACAAATTTTTCCTTTATCCTTGCAGGCTCTCTTAAAATTAAACCAGAGAAAGCAGCAGAGCTTCTTAAATCAAAAATAGAGGGCAAATATATTGAAAAAATGGAGGTAATTGGAGGGTTTTTGAATATATGGATAAAGGATGAAAGATTATATCAAGAGATGGAAAAGCTCAATAAAAATGAGGATTTTGGAAGGCTTTTAATTGGCAAAGGAAAAAAGGTTTTAATTGAGTTTGTTAGTGCAAACCCAACAGGACCCCTTCATATAGGTCATGGAAGGGGTGCAGCATATGGCTCCTCTATAGCAAAAATTCTTGAATTCTCTAGCTTTTCTGTGGAAAGAGAATATTATGTCAACAATGTGGGAACACAGATTGACCTGCTTGGAGAATCATTAAGGGCAAGGTATCTTAATCTACCTATTCCAGAGAATGGCTATAAAGGTGATTACCTTATAGAGATTGCAAAGCAAATCAAAGAAGATGCAAGGAATAAGCCATTAAAATATTTTAAAGAATTTGCATATTCAAATATCCTTTCTGGAATAAAGGATGAGCTTTTAAATTTTGGTGTAGAATTTAATAGATTTGAGTATGAAAGCAATTTGTATGATAATAGAAAGATTAACAACCTCATTTCATCATTAAAGGAGCATTCTTATGTAAAGGATGATGCCCTATGGCTTAAGACATCAAGTGTTTCTGATTGTAAAGATAGGGTTTTGGTAAGGAGAAATGAAAGACCAACATATTATGCAGGAGACCTTGCCTATCATAAGGAGAAATTTGAGAGGGGATATGACCTTTTGATAAACCTGTGGGGAACAGACCATCATGGCTATATTGAAAGGATAAAATCTGGGCTTTCCCTGATGGGATATAATCCAAATATGCTTAAAATCATCCTCTATCAATTGGTAACCCTGAAGAGGAAGGATAAGCTTGTCTCTATGTCAACCAGGGCGGGTGAGTTTATAACCCTAAAAGAGGTTATCGATGAAGTGGGAAGGGATGCCACCAGGTTTTTTCTTTTAACAAAAAAATCTGATACACACCTTGAGTTTGACCTGGAATTGGCAAAGAAGGAATCGGCGGAAAACCCTGTTTATTACATCCAATATCTCCATGCAAGGGCTTGCTCTATTTTAAGGGAGGCAGAGAAAAAAAATATCAGAAGAGAAAATCCAGATTATCGCCTTTTAACCCTAAAGGAGGAGCATAGGCTAATGACACACCTTTGTTTATTTCCCGATGAGGTAAAGGCATCAGCTATTTTCCTTGAGCCACACAGGATTGCAAATTATCTTATCACCCTTGCCTCTATATTCCATAATTATTACCATCACCACAGGGTAATCTCAGATGATCTAGCTCTTACAAAAGCAAGGCTTTGTTTAATAAATGGCTCAAGGATTGTTGCAAAAAATGGGCTTTCTTTGCTTGGAATATCTGCTCCTTGTGTAATGTGA